One Verrucomicrobiaceae bacterium genomic window carries:
- a CDS encoding sulfatase-like hydrolase/transferase, which produces MTVRSLFIALAALLPFLTSHAARPNFLLILADDHGYGDVSAYHASDVQTPNIDQIGKQGMLFTAMRANCTVCSPSRAALLTGRYADRVGVPGVIRTRPEDSWGYFKPGVPTLADELRKAGYHTGIIGKWHLGLESPNTPNERGFDHFHGFLGDMMDSYTTHLRHGNNYMRRNDEVIDPQGHATDLFTDWTADYLRERAKTKEQPFFLYLAYNAPHFPIEPPAEWLAKVKARAPQLDEKRAMNVALVEHLDDRIGKVLAVLKETGLEQNTVVVFSADNGGSLPHAQNNDPWRGGKQDHYDGGLRVPFLLRWLAQIQPGSHSDYQGLNFDLFPTFLELAGAKISPEVDAVSLVPILRGGSIRSPRDLYFVRREGGKQYGGKDYQALIRGEWKLMQNDPFSPLELYHLKNDPQEKTNMATKAPKVFNELSTALRQHIQRGGATPWQRPATH; this is translated from the coding sequence ATGACTGTGCGCTCACTTTTTATCGCCTTGGCGGCGCTGCTGCCGTTTTTGACCTCACATGCTGCGAGGCCGAATTTCCTGCTCATTTTGGCCGATGATCATGGCTACGGCGATGTCTCTGCCTACCACGCATCGGATGTGCAGACGCCGAACATCGACCAGATCGGCAAGCAGGGCATGCTTTTCACCGCGATGCGGGCGAATTGCACGGTGTGCTCCCCTTCCCGTGCGGCGCTGCTGACGGGGCGCTACGCGGACCGTGTGGGTGTGCCGGGCGTGATCCGCACGCGGCCAGAGGACTCCTGGGGCTACTTCAAGCCGGGAGTGCCGACGCTGGCGGATGAGCTGCGAAAGGCGGGCTATCACACCGGCATCATCGGGAAGTGGCATCTGGGCCTAGAATCGCCCAACACGCCGAATGAGCGCGGCTTTGACCATTTTCACGGCTTTCTGGGTGACATGATGGACAGCTACACCACGCATCTGCGCCACGGGAATAACTACATGCGCCGCAATGATGAAGTGATCGATCCGCAGGGCCATGCGACGGATCTTTTCACGGACTGGACCGCCGATTATCTGCGTGAGCGAGCGAAGACGAAGGAGCAGCCGTTTTTCCTCTACCTAGCCTACAATGCGCCGCACTTCCCCATCGAGCCACCCGCGGAATGGCTGGCAAAAGTGAAAGCGCGTGCTCCACAGCTCGATGAGAAACGTGCGATGAATGTGGCCCTGGTGGAGCATCTGGATGACCGCATCGGCAAGGTGCTAGCAGTGCTGAAGGAGACTGGGCTGGAGCAAAACACGGTCGTTGTCTTCAGCGCGGATAATGGTGGCTCGCTACCCCATGCGCAGAACAATGATCCCTGGCGTGGCGGCAAGCAGGATCATTACGACGGAGGTCTGCGTGTGCCCTTTTTGCTGCGCTGGCTAGCGCAGATTCAGCCTGGCAGCCACAGCGATTACCAGGGGCTGAACTTTGATCTGTTCCCGACTTTCCTCGAGCTCGCAGGAGCGAAAATCTCGCCAGAAGTCGATGCGGTGAGTCTGGTGCCGATCCTACGCGGCGGCAGCATCCGCTCACCGCGTGATCTGTACTTCGTGCGTCGCGAAGGTGGCAAGCAATACGGCGGCAAAGACTACCAAGCGCTGATCCGTGGTGAGTGGAAGCTGATGCAAAACGATCCATTCAGCCCCCTGGAGCTCTACCATCTGAAGAACGACCCCCAGGAGAAAACCAACATGGCAACGAAGGCGCCGAAAGTCTTCAACGAGCTCTCCACCGCGCTACGCCAGCACATTCAACGCGGTGGTGCTACTCCGTGGCAGCGCCCAGCGACACATTGA
- a CDS encoding FAD-dependent oxidoreductase gives MRRTLLFILLTLQAPAAQVHEAEVCIYGGTSGGVAAAVQVARMGKSVILAEPGQHLGGMTSGGLSAVDIGDPRSVGGIAREYFTRLVGKYGKKLAWDQPFISNGGPATGGAYAIEPHLAERVFEEMVKEAGIRVLRGARLAEVSREAARITSLTLENGDTIQAKMFIDTTYEGDLMAKAGVSFTLMREGNAKYGESLNGIQYDAKYQPRSGHLMPGANGRVTGGQGVWDRDFPLDPYVVLGCPDSGTLPLVEMDDVGKPGEPAPGVQAYCYRLCLTTDPANRLPITPPADYDAKRYEIVARFIEACVQNGDDMDLRWFSKHDPLPNEKWDFNTATFGGNLPGASHAWPSASHAQREKIAQAHEGYHRGLLHFLATDKRVPEKVRREMQRFGLPKDEFRDTGGWPHQLYIREARRMVSDLVLTEHHTFGKQVADKSVGLGSYGTDVHEIRRIVKNGVVIREGKLAGGRGGFGPYQIGYAAIVPKASECGNLFVTFALSASHSAFASIRMEPVLMITSQSAATAACLAIDEQVPVQQVDYDELRQHLIKSGQVLEWKKRPTEPAADLHR, from the coding sequence ATGCGCAGAACACTCCTATTCATCCTCCTCACGCTCCAAGCTCCTGCTGCTCAGGTGCATGAGGCGGAGGTATGCATCTATGGCGGCACGAGCGGCGGTGTCGCGGCGGCGGTGCAAGTCGCTCGCATGGGGAAAAGCGTCATCTTAGCAGAGCCAGGGCAGCATCTCGGTGGCATGACCAGCGGTGGACTCAGCGCGGTGGACATCGGAGATCCACGCAGCGTCGGCGGCATCGCACGGGAGTATTTCACACGGCTAGTGGGCAAGTATGGCAAGAAACTAGCCTGGGATCAGCCCTTCATCAGCAATGGTGGCCCTGCTACGGGCGGTGCCTATGCCATCGAGCCGCATCTGGCCGAAAGGGTGTTCGAGGAGATGGTGAAGGAAGCCGGTATCCGCGTGCTGCGCGGTGCCCGCCTAGCGGAGGTGAGTCGTGAGGCCGCACGCATCACTTCGCTGACGCTGGAGAATGGCGATACGATCCAGGCGAAGATGTTCATCGACACCACTTATGAAGGCGATCTGATGGCGAAGGCCGGAGTGAGCTTCACCCTGATGCGTGAGGGCAATGCGAAGTATGGTGAATCGCTCAATGGCATCCAGTATGACGCGAAGTATCAGCCCCGCTCCGGCCACCTGATGCCAGGAGCGAATGGACGCGTCACGGGTGGCCAAGGCGTGTGGGACCGGGATTTCCCGCTCGATCCGTATGTCGTCCTGGGATGCCCAGACAGCGGCACCCTGCCCCTGGTGGAGATGGATGATGTGGGGAAGCCCGGTGAGCCAGCTCCCGGCGTGCAGGCCTATTGCTACCGCCTCTGTCTCACCACCGATCCGGCGAATCGCCTACCGATCACGCCACCCGCAGACTATGATGCAAAGCGCTACGAAATCGTCGCACGCTTCATCGAGGCCTGTGTGCAAAATGGTGATGACATGGATCTGCGCTGGTTTTCCAAGCATGATCCGCTGCCCAATGAGAAGTGGGACTTCAACACGGCCACCTTTGGCGGCAATCTACCCGGTGCTAGCCATGCCTGGCCCTCGGCGAGCCATGCGCAGCGTGAAAAAATCGCCCAGGCACATGAGGGCTACCACCGTGGCCTGCTGCACTTCCTCGCCACGGATAAGCGAGTGCCAGAGAAAGTCCGCCGCGAGATGCAGCGCTTCGGTTTGCCGAAGGATGAATTCCGCGACACGGGCGGCTGGCCACACCAGCTCTACATCCGTGAGGCACGCCGCATGGTGAGTGATCTGGTGCTCACGGAGCATCACACCTTTGGCAAGCAGGTGGCGGATAAGTCTGTGGGCCTGGGCAGTTACGGCACGGATGTGCATGAGATACGCCGCATCGTCAAAAATGGCGTCGTCATCCGGGAGGGGAAGCTGGCGGGTGGGCGCGGTGGTTTCGGTCCCTATCAGATCGGTTATGCGGCGATCGTGCCGAAAGCCTCTGAGTGCGGGAATTTGTTCGTCACCTTCGCTCTGAGTGCCAGTCACAGTGCTTTTGCCAGTATCCGCATGGAGCCCGTGCTGATGATCACCAGCCAGAGTGCCGCCACAGCAGCATGCCTCGCCATCGACGAGCAAGTGCCGGTGCAGCAGGTCGATTACGACGAGCTGCGTCAGCACCTGATCAAGAGTGGCCAAGTCCTGGAATGGAAGAAGCGGCCTACAGAGCCAGCGGCTGATCTTCACCGATGA